Proteins encoded in a region of the Altererythrobacter ishigakiensis genome:
- a CDS encoding MotA/TolQ/ExbB proton channel family protein: protein MTINLLANAAEVKNSFGFMEAMEQGGPVAWFILAIMIIMSVGSFYILITKLLEQNKVMKQYKRDVQGKFWQAGSIKEGATKLEKNSAWRQVADDALKAEDEHGKMTDKLEAHDWMHGSLQRSEDAINAKLAGGLPFLATVGATAPFVGLLGTVIGIYRALINIGIAGSASIDKVAGPVGEALIMTAIGLFVAVPAVFAYNWLQSRNRRIAEALSSFSTDLLANLSSNGAVRPATKAPARAAAKPATTAAGVKTAPKA from the coding sequence ATGACTATCAACCTTCTTGCAAATGCGGCTGAAGTTAAAAACAGCTTTGGTTTCATGGAAGCCATGGAACAGGGCGGCCCGGTCGCTTGGTTCATTCTTGCCATCATGATCATCATGAGTGTTGGTTCGTTCTACATCCTCATCACCAAACTGCTTGAGCAGAACAAAGTGATGAAGCAGTACAAGCGCGACGTGCAGGGCAAGTTCTGGCAGGCTGGCTCGATCAAGGAAGGCGCGACGAAGCTTGAGAAGAACAGCGCATGGCGCCAGGTTGCCGATGACGCGCTCAAGGCTGAAGACGAGCACGGCAAGATGACTGACAAGCTCGAAGCACACGACTGGATGCACGGTTCGCTGCAGCGTTCGGAAGACGCCATCAACGCGAAGCTCGCCGGCGGCCTGCCGTTCCTCGCAACGGTTGGTGCAACCGCGCCGTTCGTTGGTCTGCTCGGTACGGTTATCGGTATCTACCGCGCGCTGATCAACATCGGCATTGCCGGTTCAGCGTCGATCGACAAGGTTGCAGGTCCGGTTGGTGAAGCGCTGATCATGACCGCCATCGGTTTGTTCGTGGCTGTTCCCGCCGTGTTTGCTTACAACTGGCTTCAGAGCCGCAACCGCCGTATCGCGGAGGCGCTTTCAAGCTTCTCGACTGACCTTCTGGCAAACCTTAGCTCGAACGGCGCAGTTCGTCCGGCAACCAAAGCACCTGCTCGCGCCGCTGCAAAGCCGGCTACGACTGCTGCTGGCGTAAAGACTGCACCGAAGGCCTAA
- a CDS encoding ExbD/TolR family protein produces the protein MAMSGGKDDGSPMMEMNMTPLIDVLLVLLIMFIITIPVATHSVDIDLPQPTPNDNPPPIDPIKNKLVLTQQNEILWNAQPITMSELATNLQQSLTIDPEPELQFEPEALASYDLSARVLNVIKASGVTKFGFVGNEKYRTFGSGGQQ, from the coding sequence ATGGCAATGTCAGGCGGTAAAGACGACGGCTCGCCGATGATGGAAATGAACATGACGCCGTTGATCGACGTTTTGCTCGTTCTGCTGATCATGTTCATCATCACGATCCCGGTGGCCACGCACTCGGTCGATATCGACCTTCCGCAGCCTACCCCGAACGACAACCCACCACCGATCGATCCGATCAAGAACAAGCTGGTTCTGACTCAACAGAACGAGATCCTGTGGAACGCACAGCCGATCACAATGAGCGAGCTTGCTACGAACCTGCAGCAATCGCTGACGATCGATCCTGAACCCGAGCTTCAGTTCGAGCCGGAAGCGCTGGCCAGCTATGACCTTTCGGCGCGCGTGCTGAATGTCATCAAAGCTTCGGGCGTGACCAAGTTCGGTTTCGTCGGGAACGAGAAATATCGCACCTTTGGCTCTGGCGGCCAGCAGTAA
- a CDS encoding TonB family protein, translated as MAYADQQTSGNRITAIVIVALIHVFVGYLFISGLAVSAVKNVVERVTTIDVEEPPPPEPEDEPPPPEPQETAPPPPVAPPPPINIAPAPPPIQTQPTIPPPAPPALVIPPPAPPAPPSMARGATTRGERRWAARIQENYPSRALREEVEGVVGVSVSVTPDGRVGSCRVSRSSGSSVLDDAACRGMERYARFNPALDAAGNPTTGSYSTSIVYRLN; from the coding sequence ATGGCCTACGCTGACCAACAAACAAGCGGCAACCGTATCACGGCGATTGTAATTGTCGCCCTGATCCACGTGTTCGTCGGTTACCTTTTCATCAGTGGTCTGGCAGTTTCAGCGGTGAAGAACGTAGTCGAACGCGTGACTACGATCGACGTCGAGGAGCCGCCCCCGCCCGAGCCGGAGGATGAACCGCCTCCGCCAGAGCCGCAGGAAACGGCACCGCCGCCGCCTGTTGCTCCGCCGCCGCCAATCAATATCGCGCCGGCGCCACCACCAATTCAAACGCAGCCGACGATTCCGCCGCCGGCACCGCCTGCGCTGGTAATTCCGCCGCCGGCACCGCCCGCGCCGCCATCTATGGCACGTGGCGCAACGACCCGCGGCGAACGCCGTTGGGCGGCCCGCATTCAGGAAAACTATCCGTCGCGTGCACTGCGTGAAGAGGTAGAAGGTGTGGTCGGCGTGAGTGTCAGCGTAACACCTGATGGCCGCGTTGGTAGTTGCCGTGTTTCCCGTTCAAGTGGTTCTAGCGTACTTGACGACGCAGCGTGCCGCGGGATGGAGCGCTATGCGCGGTTCAACCCTGCACTTGATGCAGCGGGTAACCCGACAACCGGCTCATACAGCACCAGTATTGTTTATCGACTGAATTAA
- a CDS encoding amidohydrolase family protein, which yields MAAPSHARDSESILIKNVQILHIDEENARLDRNMSILVENGRIARIRPTQETERASSVRVIDGNGRIAMAGLVDMHVHVWDRASLGAYLAAGVTTIRNASGMPFHLRLIQEIDQGAIAAPRLITTGPILNSPGPNEQVNHQIVTTADEARAAVQQQHQAGYRSLKVYSNLTREAYEAVLNEANRLGMSVMGHTPEGVRAAGVPREVPFEIAFEEILDDGFVTIEHVESIVWHGLRDRHDEDAGRVLARKVAASGVPIDPTLLAFYNLLKVAETKGAYLQRPGTERLNPLLVALSQAEYERWASEDVVRNRAAFEFYKTMVRMLLEEGALIVAGSDAGIFTNIPGVSLIDELELLEEAGLAPVDVLRTATINAAIALDEADSSGRIAEGFRADIVLLDDDPTEELAAMRSISAVVAGGEWIDRAALDLHLVQAAQHDTARTQRNLVEALEAQGIDPSIVGL from the coding sequence GTGGCAGCGCCTTCCCACGCACGAGACAGCGAATCAATTCTCATCAAGAACGTGCAAATACTTCACATCGATGAAGAGAATGCGCGGCTCGATCGCAATATGTCGATCCTTGTAGAAAATGGTCGAATTGCTCGAATTAGACCGACTCAAGAAACCGAACGGGCCAGCTCTGTAAGAGTCATTGATGGCAATGGTCGCATAGCCATGGCTGGTCTGGTCGACATGCACGTGCATGTCTGGGACCGGGCATCTCTAGGCGCATATTTGGCGGCCGGCGTCACCACAATTCGCAACGCATCGGGGATGCCATTTCATCTTCGCCTGATCCAAGAGATAGATCAGGGAGCAATTGCAGCTCCTCGGCTGATTACGACAGGTCCCATCCTAAACAGCCCAGGCCCGAACGAACAAGTAAATCACCAGATCGTTACAACAGCCGATGAGGCACGCGCGGCGGTCCAACAACAGCACCAAGCAGGCTATCGCAGCTTGAAGGTCTATTCGAACCTGACAAGAGAAGCGTATGAGGCGGTGCTGAACGAAGCAAATCGGCTGGGGATGAGCGTCATGGGTCATACGCCGGAGGGTGTCAGAGCGGCGGGAGTGCCGCGCGAAGTCCCGTTCGAAATTGCGTTTGAGGAAATCCTCGACGACGGATTTGTCACAATCGAGCACGTTGAATCGATTGTCTGGCACGGCCTCAGAGATCGCCATGATGAGGATGCCGGCAGAGTGCTGGCACGCAAGGTTGCCGCGTCCGGGGTCCCAATCGACCCCACACTGCTCGCGTTCTACAATCTCCTCAAAGTAGCCGAGACCAAAGGCGCATATCTTCAGCGGCCAGGCACAGAGCGTCTCAACCCTTTGCTGGTCGCTCTTAGCCAGGCCGAATATGAGCGGTGGGCAAGCGAGGATGTTGTCCGGAACCGAGCGGCCTTCGAATTTTACAAGACCATGGTTCGGATGCTGTTGGAAGAAGGTGCTCTCATTGTGGCGGGAAGCGACGCCGGGATCTTCACAAATATCCCCGGTGTCTCATTGATTGACGAACTCGAATTGCTTGAGGAAGCGGGGCTTGCTCCAGTCGACGTTCTTCGCACTGCGACCATCAATGCGGCGATCGCGCTGGATGAGGCAGATTCGTCAGGTCGGATAGCCGAGGGATTCCGGGCGGATATTGTTCTACTGGATGACGATCCAACCGAGGAGCTTGCCGCAATGAGATCGATTTCCGCCGTCGTCGCGGGTGGGGAATGGATCGACAGAGCGGCCTTGGATCTTCATCTGGTCCAAGCGGCGCAACACGATACTGCGCGAACTCAGCGCAATCTGGTCGAAGCTCTAGAAGCACAAGGTATCGATCCCTCGATAGTAGGGCTCTGA
- a CDS encoding ExbD/TolR family protein, protein MAISMSGGAETPMSDINTTPLVDVMLVLLIIFLIAVPVAIQTIEKLEIPVMESIESKDKVENLLLTVSTTDAAGRSAGEPGFEGASRNGECRIYFNNITPVTSEELYDQAFARLDAIVTAAGGPEAIMEDPERIPQVHIRGDVNAPWRCVAGAIYNVQASGYPTVGFISNPVEPGI, encoded by the coding sequence ATGGCTATTTCGATGAGCGGTGGGGCCGAAACCCCGATGTCGGACATCAACACCACGCCTCTGGTGGACGTGATGCTGGTGCTTCTGATCATCTTCCTCATCGCTGTTCCGGTGGCAATCCAGACTATCGAGAAGCTTGAGATTCCGGTGATGGAATCGATCGAATCGAAGGATAAGGTCGAAAACCTTCTGCTGACCGTGAGCACGACAGATGCTGCCGGCCGGAGCGCAGGCGAGCCTGGCTTTGAAGGTGCATCGCGGAACGGCGAGTGCCGTATCTACTTCAACAACATCACCCCGGTGACTTCTGAAGAGCTCTACGACCAAGCTTTCGCCCGTCTCGACGCAATCGTGACTGCCGCTGGCGGCCCCGAAGCCATCATGGAAGATCCAGAGCGCATTCCGCAGGTCCACATCCGCGGTGACGTGAATGCACCCTGGCGTTGTGTGGCTGGTGCCATCTACAATGTTCAGGCTTCTGGTTACCCAACGGTCGGCTTCATCTCGAACCCGGTCGAACCGGGTATCTGA